In Oscillospiraceae bacterium, the genomic window CATAAAACAAAAACCTTTGCTGCCGGAGCGAAGGTTTCTGCACGGCGTTGCTTTACACTGCCAGAAATTTCCGGTATAATGAAGGGTAGAACAGAGCAAAACGCCAAAGGAAGAGGTTTTTATGGAAACTGCGGGGTACGATTCCAGCCGGCCGCTGGCCGAACAGGTTGCACAGCGGATCAAGGACTACATTCTGGAAGAAAAACTGAAGAGCGGCGACAAGCTGCCCACTGAAACAGCGCTTGCCCGCGAGATGGGTGTGGCACGCAGTACCGTGCGCGAGGCCATCAAGCGGCTGGAGTCACAGAATATTCTGACCGTGCGCCACGGCGCGGGCTCTTTTGTGACCGACCAGCCCGGCCTGGCGGATGACCCGCTGGGGCTGGATTTCATTGAGGACAAGGAGCGTCTGGCCTTCGACCTGCTGGAGGTGCGTAACATCATCGAGCCGGCCATTGCCGCGCTGGCGGCGCGCCATGCCACCCCGGAGGACATCGCCGAGATGGAATCGCTGTACAACCTCATGGAATACCACATCCTGCATGGGCAGGACTATCTGGACGAGGATATGAAGTTCCACCGGACCATTGCCCGCGCCAGCGGCAATCTGGTGGCTCCCCAGCTGGCTCCCATCATCACGGCGTCGGTGGAGGTGTTCACCGAGGGCACCCACCGCGCTCTGCTGCAGGAGACCCTGGACACCCACAAGGCTGTACTGGAGGCCATCAAGTGCGGCGACAGCACCTGGGCACGGGATGCCATGACCCTGCACCTTTCCTACAACCGCGACCTGTACCGGAAGATGCACCGCGCCCGCAGCGGTGAACCGCCCCTTGCTCCCAAAGTGCCGGAATGGGTGCTGCAGCTCAAGGAGCTGGCCAAGCCCGAAGAACCGGAAGAAAAAGAGTGAATCGAACGCAAACAGCCCGCATGACGGAGCACGATGCTCCTGCCATGCGGGCTGTTTTTCTGTGTTAACTCAGGCGGTGGGATGCATTACCACTCGGCAACGCTGCCGTCCTTGTGACGCCAGACGGGGTTCTTCCACTCGTGCGGGGTCTTGTTCTCCTCCAGCACCAGTTCCTTGTTGACGTCCACGCCCAGACCGGGACGGACGGGCAGCTGCACGCGGCCGTCCACGAACTTGAAGTCGTCCTGGTTCTTGACATAGTCCAGCACGCTCTTGCCCACGTTGTAGTGGATGCCGATGCTCTGCTCCTGGATCACGGCGTTGTAGCAGGTGGCGTCCACGTTCAGGCAGCTGGCCAGAGCGATGGGGCCCAGGGGGCAGTGGGGAGCCAGGGCAACGTCGTAGGCTTCGGCCATGGAGGCGATCTTCTTGACCTCGGTCAGGCCGCCGGCGTGGCTCAGGTCGGGCTGGATGATGTCCACGCCGCCGGCCTGCAGCAGGCGCTTGAAGTCATACTTGGTGAACAGACGCTCGCCGGTGGCAATGGGCACATTGCAGGCAGCGGCGATCTCCTTGAACACCTCCATGTTCTCGCACAGGACGGGCTCCTCGATGAACATGGGGTCGAACTCTTCCAGCTTCTTGGCCAGGACCTTTGCCATGGGCTTGTGCACACGGCCATGGAAGTCGATGGCGATGCCGAAATACTTGCCGCAGCTCTCCCGGATGGCGGCCACGCGCTCCAGAACGGCGTCCACTTTGTCGTAGGTGTCGATCATCTGCAGTTCTTCGGTGGCGTTCATCTTGATGGCGGTAAAGCCGGCATTCTTGCGCTCCAGAGCAGCAGCGCCCACGTCGCTGGGGCGGTCGCCGCCGATCCAGCTGTACACGCGCATGTTGTCGCGGCAGGCACCGCCCATGAGCTGGTAGACCGGGGTGTTGAAGAACTTGCCCTTGATATCCCACAGGGCCTGATCAATGCCGGCAATGGCGCTCATCAGCACGCCGCCGCCGCGGTAGAAACCGGCGCGGTACAGCACAGCGGAAAAGTCCTCAATGCGCATGGGGTCCTTGCCGATGAGGTAGGGCTTCATCTCCTGGACACAGGCCAGAACGGTGGCGCAGTGGCCTTCCAGCACGGGCTCGCCCCAGCCGGTCAGGCCCTCGTCGGTCACGATCTCAACAAAGCCCCAGCGGGGACGGACGGTATAGGTGTTGACTTCAACGATCTTCATGGGAAATCATCCTTTCTCTTGTATTGCAGAAGGTTTCAATGGGTTCAGGTTCAGCGCTGGATCTGGTCCACCATGCCGCGGACGTAGGCGGCGCAGGCTTCCCAGTCGTTGGCGGCCACGGCGTCCTTGGGCATCAGGCTGGAGGCCAGGCCCACGCTGATGCAGCCGGCGTCAAAGAACTCGCGGATGTTGGCGGGGCTCACGCCGCCGATGGCCATGTAGTTGGTGCCGTCAAAGGGGCCCTGCAGGTCCTTGACGTAGTGGCGGGGCATGCTGCCGGCCGGGAACAGCTTCATGGTCTTGTAGCCGAACTGTAGGCTGGTGGCCACGTCGGTGGGGGTCAGCACGCCGGGCAGCAGGGCGATGTCGTTCTCGGCGCAGTAGCTGAACACATCCAGCGGGGTGCCGGGGGTCAGAAGGAACTGTGCACCGGCGTCCAGAGCGGCTTTGCAGCGCTCCACGGTGATGGCGGTGCCGGCACCCACGGTGCAGCGGTCCCCGAAATGGGTGCGCAGCATCGTGATCTGCTCCAGGGCGTGGGGGCTATTCAGTGCCA contains:
- a CDS encoding FadR family transcriptional regulator, translating into METAGYDSSRPLAEQVAQRIKDYILEEKLKSGDKLPTETALAREMGVARSTVREAIKRLESQNILTVRHGAGSFVTDQPGLADDPLGLDFIEDKERLAFDLLEVRNIIEPAIAALAARHATPEDIAEMESLYNLMEYHILHGQDYLDEDMKFHRTIARASGNLVAPQLAPIITASVEVFTEGTHRALLQETLDTHKAVLEAIKCGDSTWARDAMTLHLSYNRDLYRKMHRARSGEPPLAPKVPEWVLQLKELAKPEEPEEKE
- the dgoD gene encoding galactonate dehydratase, which gives rise to MKIVEVNTYTVRPRWGFVEIVTDEGLTGWGEPVLEGHCATVLACVQEMKPYLIGKDPMRIEDFSAVLYRAGFYRGGGVLMSAIAGIDQALWDIKGKFFNTPVYQLMGGACRDNMRVYSWIGGDRPSDVGAAALERKNAGFTAIKMNATEELQMIDTYDKVDAVLERVAAIRESCGKYFGIAIDFHGRVHKPMAKVLAKKLEEFDPMFIEEPVLCENMEVFKEIAAACNVPIATGERLFTKYDFKRLLQAGGVDIIQPDLSHAGGLTEVKKIASMAEAYDVALAPHCPLGPIALASCLNVDATCYNAVIQEQSIGIHYNVGKSVLDYVKNQDDFKFVDGRVQLPVRPGLGVDVNKELVLEENKTPHEWKNPVWRHKDGSVAEW
- a CDS encoding bifunctional 4-hydroxy-2-oxoglutarate aldolase/2-dehydro-3-deoxy-phosphogluconate aldolase: MDTYDLVSKHPLLAILRNVPLEKTIDYAEAAVQGGAPFFEVALNSPHALEQITMLRTHFGDRCTVGAGTAITVERCKAALDAGAQFLLTPGTPLDVFSYCAENDIALLPGVLTPTDVATSLQFGYKTMKLFPAGSMPRHYVKDLQGPFDGTNYMAIGGVSPANIREFFDAGCISVGLASSLMPKDAVAANDWEACAAYVRGMVDQIQR